The Thermocrinis albus DSM 14484 genome segment TGTGGCGGAGGAACATCTCCTTCACTCTACAGGAGTTGTGCAGATAGAGGTACGGCCCTCAGGTGTATCAGGAAAGCTTAAGGTTCAGATCATGGAAACACTACCTGAGGAACCGGAAAACCGTTGAAGTTGGCCGCATAAACCGTCGTGTAGGCACCTGCGGACAGTATGTATAGGTAGTCGCCTACTTCTGGTTCAGGTAGTGGTACACTGCGTGCCACCACATCCATACTGTCACAGGACACACCCCCTATGGTCCACTCCTCCAGTTCCCCTTCCCTATCCAGATAGAAGGCGTATCTTATACCCCCCAACGCTTCTGCAAGACCGTTGAAAACACCTGTGTCTATGTATATCCAGTTTTCGTTACCCCTCCGAGCCTTACCTATAACCCTCGTTACCATTATTCCCTGATCACCTACTATACCCCTTCCCGGTTCTATCTGGAGTTCATGGGGCATACTGGGAAAGAACTTCTGGAGGAGACCCCTCACGTAATAGGCTATGTCCTCCACACTCAGGGCCTCGTAGGTGTAGCGTACTGGTATCCCTCCTCCCAGATTTAACATCTGTAATCTCAAACCCCTCTCTTTAGCCTTACTCCAAAGTTCCGCAGCCGTCCTTATACCGATAAACCAGTTTCTGTAGTTGTTGCACTGAGACCCCACGTGAAATGTTACTCCATAGGGTATAAGTCCCTTCTCCCTTGCGTACTCCAGTATATCCAGAGCTGTGTTTACGTCAACACCGAACTTCTTAGAGAGTGGCCAGTCGCTCCCTTCGTTGGGTACCACAAGCCTTACGTAAACCCTGGATCTCTTTGCTACCTTAGCCAGTTTATCTACCTCCGTAAAGGAGTCTACCGCAAACCGGTCTACACCCTTACTGTAAGCGTACTCTATAAAGTCCATAGGCTTTACAGGGTTGCTGGATATAACCCTGTCTGGACTCACCCCCATTTCCAACACTCTCCTCAACTCCTCGGAAGAAGCTACCTCAAAACCAGATCCTAGCTCCGCCAGGACCCTTATGATCTCGGGATGATCGTTAGCTTTAACAGCGTAGTAGACCTTCACCTGTGGCAGGTGATACCTTAGCTCGATATACCTGCTCTTTATACCTTCCAGGTCCATGTACAGAACAGGTGTAACCTGTGGTTTTAAGTAAGGAAGAAAACGCTCCCTCTCCGACAAGAAGGCCTCAAAACTCCTCTTAGCAAACTCAAACTGAACCCTACGCCTGTCTACAACTTCCTCCACCATAGAGGCTTAATAGTAGTCCTGTAGTGAAGAAATGTCAAGGTAACTATCTTACCAGATTGACCGTCTCATCCAGCACGGCGTTGGTGGCGGTTATGGTCTTAGCGTTGGCCTGATAAGCTCTTTGTGCCGATATGAGGTTCACAAACTCGGTGGCTATATCCACGTTGGACATTTCCAGCATACCGGATCTTACCTTTTCGGCTCCGCCGGGTACCATAACGGTGGGAGTGGATATGGAGGTGTATAGGTTGGCTCCCTTTTTAATGAGTTCTTCAGGATCCGAGAACACCGCCACAGCGACCCTGTAAAGGGGCAGAGATTTTCCGTTGGAGTATACACCCACCACGGCACCATCCTCCGAAAGGACATATACGTCCACCAGATCTCCTCTGGCGTAACCGTTCTGACTTGCAGTAACAACAAAATCAGAAGCGTGTTGAGTTACGAAGGATGTAGGTATAGGCTGTCCTGGATTTGGGGCACCGGATTGAAGGGAGGTTCCTACGTAGATTCTCCACACAGAGGCAGATGGGAAAGTACCACCACTGGGAGTTGAGGCAGGAACGCTTAAATTGGCGGGATTAAGATAGTAGGCGAAGTTACTACCCTGAGGTTCTCTCAGAACGGTGGCGTTGTCATAGATCAGCTTACCGTAGCTGTCAAAGGTAACGGTCCAATCCCCACTGAGTTCATAGCCCGGACTGTTAGGGTCTATGTCAGCTCTGAGGTGTATCTCCCACTGATTAGGTAGATTGGTTTTTCTAAAGTACATGTCCGCTTGGTAGGGTGTCCCTAAGCTGTCGTAGATGGTCAGCGTGTATCTGTAGTTGTAAGAGGAAGGATCCAGAGGATTAAAGGGATTAGGTGGCTCAGTGGCCGTGGCATTAAGGTTAGAAGGTTGCAGGAAGTTTATAACTCCAGTGGGTTTGGGTTCCAGTTGAGGAACAACCTTTATGTCTTCTAAACCCGTTCCTACTGTTCTCCCGTTTTCATCAACACGGAAACCTTGCAGCTTGAGTCCAGCAGAGTTAACCATGAAACCATCCCTACTCAAACGGAACTCACCGTCTCTGGTGTAGTAATGAGCGCCGCTGATAGGATCCTTCAGTATAAAGAGCCCTCTGCCCTGTATGGCCAGATCCGTGTTTATTCCCGTTTGCTTGAAGTTTCCTATTGTCCATATTTTCTGGGTGCTGTCTATCAAAACTCCGGCACCGTATGTGGTGGTCTTTATAGTGTTGGTTACAGTGTTGAGACCCACCGTCACAGAGGAGATGACATCCTGAAATATAGGCCTGCTAGCCTTGAACCCAATGGTGTTCACGTTGGCCAGGTTGTCAGAAGTTATATCCATCCATGTCCTGTAGGCGTTGAGTCCTGTGACCGCATTAAAGAAACTTCTCAGCATGGTCAACCCTCCACGCGTACAAGTTTTGTGATGGGAACGTTTCCCCCCTTGTAAAGCTCCAGCATGACTTGCCCGCCCATAAGCTCTACGGACCTTACTTTGTCCTTCACAAGAAGAGAAACACCCTGCACCTGCTCCCCCCCATACAGCACGTTAACTTTCCACGTTCCTTCAGACAGAGCCTCCGTAGATAACACATTCACACCCTTTTCTATATCCATCCGGATAGTCTTAACATC includes the following:
- a CDS encoding type III PLP-dependent enzyme; its protein translation is MVEEVVDRRRVQFEFAKRSFEAFLSERERFLPYLKPQVTPVLYMDLEGIKSRYIELRYHLPQVKVYYAVKANDHPEIIRVLAELGSGFEVASSEELRRVLEMGVSPDRVISSNPVKPMDFIEYAYSKGVDRFAVDSFTEVDKLAKVAKRSRVYVRLVVPNEGSDWPLSKKFGVDVNTALDILEYAREKGLIPYGVTFHVGSQCNNYRNWFIGIRTAAELWSKAKERGLRLQMLNLGGGIPVRYTYEALSVEDIAYYVRGLLQKFFPSMPHELQIEPGRGIVGDQGIMVTRVIGKARRGNENWIYIDTGVFNGLAEALGGIRYAFYLDREGELEEWTIGGVSCDSMDVVARSVPLPEPEVGDYLYILSAGAYTTVYAANFNGFPVPQVVFP
- a CDS encoding flagellar hook protein FlgE, whose translation is MLRSFFNAVTGLNAYRTWMDITSDNLANVNTIGFKASRPIFQDVISSVTVGLNTVTNTIKTTTYGAGVLIDSTQKIWTIGNFKQTGINTDLAIQGRGLFILKDPISGAHYYTRDGEFRLSRDGFMVNSAGLKLQGFRVDENGRTVGTGLEDIKVVPQLEPKPTGVINFLQPSNLNATATEPPNPFNPLDPSSYNYRYTLTIYDSLGTPYQADMYFRKTNLPNQWEIHLRADIDPNSPGYELSGDWTVTFDSYGKLIYDNATVLREPQGSNFAYYLNPANLSVPASTPSGGTFPSASVWRIYVGTSLQSGAPNPGQPIPTSFVTQHASDFVVTASQNGYARGDLVDVYVLSEDGAVVGVYSNGKSLPLYRVAVAVFSDPEELIKKGANLYTSISTPTVMVPGGAEKVRSGMLEMSNVDIATEFVNLISAQRAYQANAKTITATNAVLDETVNLVR